A DNA window from Bubalus bubalis isolate 160015118507 breed Murrah chromosome 22, NDDB_SH_1, whole genome shotgun sequence contains the following coding sequences:
- the LOC123465286 gene encoding pro-resilin-like translates to MRRGREGTSLQGDRPSEGRGACGPTEAGGQPADIRRKPGDSASHLPAGAAGPSGRAVGESGGAPGGAHVVPGAGFPGLTRDIFISPSFNSTRISSSGKTQLLLRT, encoded by the exons ATGAGGCGGGGGAGAGAGGGAACGAGCCTTCAGGGCGACCGACCGAGCGAGGGTCGGGGAGCCTGTGGTCCCACGGAGGCGGGAGGCCAACCAGCCGACATACGGAGG AAGCCGGGCGACTCCGCCTCCCACCTTCCAGCGGGCGCGGCCGGCCCCTCGGGAAGGGCCGTCGGCGAGTCCGGCGGGGCTCCCGGCGGGGCTCACGTCGTGCCCGGTGCCGGCTTCCCAGGGCTAACGAGGGACATCTTTATCAGTCCTTCGTTTAACTCGACTCGGATTTCCTCCTCTGGCAAGACGCAGCTACTCCTCCGCACTTGA